The Halobacterium sp. CBA1132 genome has a segment encoding these proteins:
- a CDS encoding IMP cyclohydrolase produces MYVGRFVVVGPDVAAYRVSSRSFPNRRAVQREDAVTVAPTPDAPETDNPYVSYNCYRTAAGHAVVGNGSHVDPITEKLGLGYPARDALAESLLALDYEKDDYDTPRIAGVLTPEGDAYIGTVRKDALLVEAVDEPTLVATYEKDSPEPIGFEAESASEAAAEAYSAAFEHAVCSVGVVRDGDGYATAIENGPEN; encoded by the coding sequence ATGTACGTCGGACGGTTCGTCGTCGTCGGTCCGGACGTGGCAGCGTACCGAGTGTCCTCGCGGTCGTTCCCGAACCGCCGAGCGGTCCAGCGGGAGGACGCGGTGACCGTCGCGCCAACGCCGGACGCGCCGGAGACGGACAACCCCTACGTGTCGTACAACTGCTACCGGACGGCGGCGGGCCACGCCGTCGTCGGGAACGGCAGCCACGTCGACCCGATTACGGAGAAGCTCGGCCTCGGCTATCCGGCGCGGGACGCGCTCGCGGAGAGCCTGCTCGCGCTCGACTACGAGAAAGACGACTACGACACGCCCCGCATCGCCGGCGTGTTGACGCCCGAAGGGGACGCGTACATCGGAACAGTGCGGAAGGACGCGCTGCTCGTGGAAGCAGTCGATGAGCCGACGCTCGTCGCGACCTACGAGAAGGACAGCCCCGAACCAATCGGCTTCGAGGCCGAGAGCGCAAGCGAGGCCGCGGCGGAAGCGTACAGCGCGGCGTTCGAGCACGCAGTCTGTTCGGTCGGCGTGGTGCGGGACGGCGACGGCTACGCGACG